The Planctomycetota bacterium DNA window GCTGGAAGGAAGAGCAGTCCATTTTCGGCCTTCCGAAGGTGCGCAACATCATGATGAAGGCCAAGAAGAAGAAGGAAGAGGCGGCCGAGGCGGCGGCGGCTCCGGCGGCGGCCGGGGCGG harbors:
- a CDS encoding small basic protein; this encodes MSIHKSLRTAGKLRRHRNVLTRAERLELLKKDGRWKEEQSIFGLPKVRNIMMKAKKKKEEAAEAAAAPAAAGA